One Nicotiana sylvestris chromosome 12, ASM39365v2, whole genome shotgun sequence genomic window carries:
- the LOC104228013 gene encoding syntaxin-71-like has product MSVIDILTRVDSICKKYDKYDIDKHKDSNVAGDDAFARLYSSVESDIEASLQKAETAANEKNRASVVAINAEIRRTKAKLLEEVPKLQRLAVRKVKGLSGEELAARNDLVLALPDRINAIPDGSAAPPKQSGGWRASGSRTEIKFDSDGQFDNEYFQQTEESSQFRQEYEMRKMRQDQGLEVIAEGLDTLKNMASDMNEELDRQVPLMDEIDTKVDKATSDLKNTNVRLKDTVNQLRSSRNFCIDIILLIIILGIAAYLYNVLKK; this is encoded by the exons ATGAGCGTAATAGATATACTGACACGGGTTGACTCAATCTGTAAGAAATATGACAAGTACGACATCGACAAGCACAAGGATTCCAACGTTGCCGGCGACGACGCCTTCGCTCGTCTCTATTCTTCCGTTGAATCCGACATCGAAGCTTCTCTTCAG AAAGCGGAAACAGCTGCTAATGAGAAAAATAGGGCATCTGTTGTGGCGATCAACGCTGAAATTCGGAGAACTAAAGCCAAGTTACTCGAGGAGGTTCCGAAATTGCAGAGGTTGGCTGTAAGGAAG GTCAAAGGTCTGTCGGGTGAAGAACTTGCTGCCCGTAATGATTTGGTTCTTGCACTACCAGATAGAATAAATGCCATACCAGATGGCTCTGCAGCTCCACCCAAACAATCTGGAGGATGGAGAGCTTCAGGTTCTCGCACAGAAATTAAATTTGATTCAG ATGGACAATTTGACAATGAATATTTTCAACAAACTGAAGAGTCAAGTCAATTCAGGCAAGAGTATGAAATGCGGAAAATGAGACAG GACCAAGGTTTGGAGGTCATAGCAGAAGGCTTGGATACTTTGAAAAACATGGCCAGTGATATGAACGAG GAGTTGGATAGACAAGTTCCTCTGATGGATGAGATTGACACAAAG GTGGACAAGGCAACCTCAGACTTGAAGAATACCAACGTTAGGCTCAAGGATACAGTTAACCAG CTGAGATCTAGTCGAAACTTTTGTATCGACATCATTTTGCTGATCATCATTCTTGGGATTGCAGCCTATTTGTACAA TGTCTTGAAGAAGTAA
- the LOC138883718 gene encoding uncharacterized protein, with protein sequence MRILESHGVDFTTFQLEGKAHRWWQSYIFGRPAGSPPLTWGQFTQLILDRYIPPSKREELRYQFEYLEQCQMSVTDYKARFSELYRHALMILPTDAERVQRFVAGLHPSIRASMAQERGREQIQPNKRAWFSGEFRGSPARGRGHFGKGQPSRPLYSAPPPPPQGAPVSPYFNAMPESSYRPPAVQGSSGGYAGHQDSPSAHFNAAP encoded by the exons atgaggatattggagtcgcatggagttgacttcactacttttcagctagaGGGCAAGGCCcatagatggtggcagtcctacATTTTCGGtaggccagcaggttctcctcccctcACTTGGGGTCAATTTACCCAGTTaatcttggataggtatattccaccctctaagAGGGAAGAGCTACGGTACCAGTTTGAGTATCTTGAGCAGTGTCAGATGTCTGTGACCGATTATAAGGCGAGGTTCTCTGAGTTGTatcgccatgcactcatgatacttcccacagATGCAGAGAGAGTGCAGAGATTTGTTGCGGGGTTGCACCCCAGTATTCGAGCTAGCATGGCTCAAGAG aggggtagagagcagattcaGCCTAACAAGAGGGCCTGGTTTTcaggagagttcagaggttccccagctaggggtagaggtcacttcgggaagggtcagcccagcaggcccttgtattcagcaccaccaccccCTCCCCAAGGTGCTCCAGTGAGTCCTTATTTCAATGCGATGccggagagttcttaccgcccaccaGCTGTTCAGGGTTCCTCCGGCGGGTATGCTGGTCATCAGGATTCTCCCAGTGCTCACTTCAATGCCGCGCCGTAG